The genomic window AAATATTGATTTGACCTTATTTGATTCTACAAATCAAGATCAATATTTTACCACTTGTAGAAAAACATTAGATGATCATGGAACTGTTGTTTCAGATTGTAATAGTAAGACACAAGTGAAAAATATAGATTTTTGTCCAACAAGATTTTGTCATCCGATGAATGGTGAAATTAAAACAGGTGAATAAGCTATTACTTTCAAAAGCAGATAATTTGTTCTAAAATCGAATTAAATAAAAGTCAATTAATTTTTAGTTAAGACAGAAATAAACAATAGCAGGACTTCCTGCCAAATACTTACAAGATATTAGTATCCATAAACAGAGTTAATTATGTTAAAACATTTAAAAATAAGAAAAAATTGGATAATCCTTGCTTTTTGTACGGTGCTTTGTTCTATTACTTCTGTATACTCTCAAGAAATTATTCCAGACACGTATTTGGGCATAGATGTTCCTGGATTAACTAATGCATATAAAATGAGAGGGTTGACAGATGAAATGATAGAATTGCGACTAAATACATTAAGAGATAATCAAAAAAAGATACTCTTAGAAGCAATTAAGAACCAAGAGTCTACTAAAATTTTGCAAAATAAATCTGGAATAAATAAATCATCATTATTATTAAATAGTGAAGTAGCTGCATCTATTCAATCAACAGGCATTTTTTCAAGAATAGCTGTTATTGTTCAAGACACCCTAATTATAAAAAAAGGTGTCAAGACAAAGTTTTTTCTAGAACCTACTTCACCAGATATGGCATATAAGTGGGTTTTTTATGACTTAGATAATGTGACCAAAAAAGATTCGGCTACGACACCGATAGCTTATCAAAAATATACCCTACCAGGAAAATATAAAATTACACTAGAAATAAAAGATCCAAGTGGCTGTATCTCCTATTTTACAAAAAATATTAAAGTAGAAGATTCTGAACTTTGTGTTGGAAAACCGATAAATTTTGCTTTTGAAACAACAGAAACTAATTTAACATATACTTGGACGGCTACGAATGCTGCAGGCGTTCTTGTAAATGAATTGTATAAAAGTACTGATGGTTTGTATACGTATACGCCAACTCTTCCTGGTGATTTTGTTATTAAGCTAACAGCTACAGGAACTGGAAAATGTGAAACTGTATTTGAGGAAAAAATTACTGTTTTAGATTGTGATCCTGCACCAGTCTGCGAAAATCATATTGCTATTGTGGTAGACGAATCGGGTTCAATTGATGATACCGAAGCAAAAAGAATTAGAGCACAATTAAAATCTTTTATTGCAGCTCAAATTAAGTCGAATAAGGATGGTGACGGTAAAATGACCATTTCATTAATTGGACTTTCAGACACTGATAAAGACACTCGTACGGATCATGTTCTTGAATATTCAGTATCTGAAGCTGATCTTTTAAATGGCGGGTATATATCTAGATGGATTGATAATTACGGAAGAA from Flavobacterium fluviale includes these protein-coding regions:
- a CDS encoding vWA domain-containing protein codes for the protein MLKHLKIRKNWIILAFCTVLCSITSVYSQEIIPDTYLGIDVPGLTNAYKMRGLTDEMIELRLNTLRDNQKKILLEAIKNQESTKILQNKSGINKSSLLLNSEVAASIQSTGIFSRIAVIVQDTLIIKKGVKTKFFLEPTSPDMAYKWVFYDLDNVTKKDSATTPIAYQKYTLPGKYKITLEIKDPSGCISYFTKNIKVEDSELCVGKPINFAFETTETNLTYTWTATNAAGVLVNELYKSTDGLYTYTPTLPGDFVIKLTATGTGKCETVFEEKITVLDCDPAPVCENHIAIVVDESGSIDDTEAKRIRAQLKSFIAAQIKSNKDGDGKMTISLIGLSDTDKDTRTDHVLEYSVSEADLLNGGYISRWIDNYGRRYGQTGISKGSDYWKSGLSVVLNTNFKIKPKLVFLITDGCQTTNPEGLKTLMQKFDNYQNSPDQSENKPHLYVVGINNGFYVDNAETSKTMARSADPNFVPSLLKTSFDSTNSAYLGKSLQYLFNFNENNTNAFPIERINGFDSATYFAHNDFTMLSDEPFYFSDGIVEAGAGCGKLSEKDYCANCISFQPEINKEYLLSAWVKEDTNIQLKDYKNSEINILFYDDPQAADPDPSDPDAPSQIIGSVTLKPSGAIIDGWQRISGKFIVPENTITAGVVLNNKNVGIPIYFDDLRIHPVDGSVKAFVYDPETFKLMSELDENNYSTFYEYDNEGGLVRVKKETSQGVKTIQETRSGNFINPK